In the genome of Acidimicrobiia bacterium, one region contains:
- a CDS encoding sugar transferase, protein MSRPARIALYLGTAVCVAGLSKAHAVAHAYSWSGSSRFAWSLGYVLLLSITAYGFGLPEQARTRRAALVAAVGTTVTAAITVSVVQLFAGDALLPRFVVLGSAVILVPWYVLCSFLARDAHTRASARDRVVVVAEPDEVSTLEAELERAPERAAVLLGCLPVGAAASTSMPPRRPLLEAARAEDATVVVLSRAAQADDDIVTQASILHEDGVRIRTLSLFYEQWLGKLPIGELERVSLLFDIGELHAARYARVKRLLDVALATLGLVALAVLTPIVLVGDLIANRGPLLFRQPRTGRNATTFEILKFRTMRCVPDEQASNWTAEDDARVTPFGRVLRRTHLDELPQIVNVLRGELSVVGPRPEQPQLVSELADKLPFYRLRHLVRPGLTGWAQVKLGYAGSEEETLEKLQYEFYYLRRQSLSLDLRIVGRTLRSVIGREGR, encoded by the coding sequence GTGAGCCGACCCGCACGCATCGCGCTCTATCTCGGGACGGCGGTCTGCGTCGCCGGTCTGAGCAAGGCGCACGCGGTCGCGCATGCGTACTCGTGGTCCGGTTCGTCGCGGTTCGCGTGGTCGCTCGGGTATGTGCTTCTCCTGTCGATCACCGCGTACGGGTTCGGTCTTCCCGAGCAGGCGCGCACGCGTCGGGCCGCGCTGGTCGCGGCCGTGGGCACGACCGTGACGGCGGCGATCACGGTATCGGTGGTCCAGCTGTTCGCGGGAGACGCGCTGCTCCCTCGGTTCGTCGTGCTCGGTAGTGCCGTGATTCTCGTTCCCTGGTACGTGCTGTGTTCCTTTCTCGCTCGCGACGCGCACACACGCGCGAGCGCGCGCGATCGGGTCGTCGTGGTGGCGGAGCCCGACGAGGTCAGTACCCTCGAAGCCGAGCTCGAGCGCGCGCCCGAGCGCGCGGCGGTGCTCCTGGGATGCCTGCCCGTCGGTGCGGCGGCGTCGACGAGCATGCCGCCGCGGCGGCCGTTGTTGGAGGCTGCGCGCGCCGAGGACGCGACGGTCGTCGTGCTCAGTCGAGCTGCGCAGGCCGACGACGACATCGTCACCCAGGCATCGATCCTCCACGAAGACGGGGTGCGCATCCGCACGCTGTCGTTGTTCTACGAGCAGTGGCTCGGCAAGCTCCCGATCGGCGAGCTCGAACGCGTTTCGCTTCTCTTCGACATCGGCGAGCTGCACGCGGCGCGCTACGCACGGGTGAAGCGTCTGCTCGACGTCGCGCTCGCGACCCTGGGGCTCGTGGCACTCGCGGTTCTCACGCCGATCGTGCTCGTCGGTGATCTCATCGCCAACCGTGGGCCATTGCTCTTCCGGCAACCGCGGACGGGACGCAACGCGACGACCTTCGAGATCCTGAAATTTCGGACGATGCGGTGCGTGCCCGACGAGCAGGCCAGCAACTGGACCGCGGAGGACGACGCGCGTGTGACGCCGTTCGGTCGTGTCCTGCGCCGAACGCACCTCGACGAGCTCCCGCAGATCGTCAACGTGCTGCGCGGCGAATTGTCGGTTGTCGGCCCGCGGCCGGAGCAACCGCAGCTCGTGAGCGAGCTTGCCGACAAGCTTCCCTTCTACCGGCTCCGCCATCTTGTGCGGCCGGGTCTCACCGGCTGGGCCCAGGTGAAGTTGGGATACGCAGGGAGCGAGGAAGAGACGCTCGAGAAGCTCCAGTACGAGTTCTATTACCTCCGGCGCCAGAGCCTGAGTCTCGACCTGCGCATCGTCGGGCGCACGCTTCGGTCGGTCATCGGCAGGGAGGGGCGATGA
- a CDS encoding class I SAM-dependent methyltransferase, producing MDDPSLWEQHAEWWQREFTDGADPEYEEQILPLIDRHLAGTRRVLDIGCGEGQVARRAAALGAVVVGVDPTHAQITVAKQRAGGPFYARAVADDLPCPSGAFDAVVMCLVIEHIDPIEPCIHEIARVLAPGGRFLLLLNHPLLQTPGSGWIDDHILEEQYWRVGPYIHDDGTLEQVAPGIDLPFMHRPLGRYVHVMGEVGLLIEDMDEPPPPPGFLASAQEYRDAAAIPRLMLIRARRVE from the coding sequence GTGGATGACCCGTCCCTCTGGGAGCAGCACGCGGAGTGGTGGCAGCGCGAGTTCACCGACGGCGCCGACCCCGAGTACGAGGAGCAGATCCTCCCGCTGATCGACCGGCACCTGGCCGGCACGCGTCGGGTGCTCGACATCGGATGTGGTGAGGGACAGGTCGCGCGCCGCGCGGCGGCGCTCGGCGCGGTGGTCGTCGGCGTCGATCCCACTCACGCGCAGATCACGGTTGCCAAGCAACGGGCGGGCGGGCCCTTCTACGCCCGAGCCGTCGCTGACGACCTGCCGTGCCCGTCGGGCGCCTTCGACGCGGTCGTGATGTGCCTCGTGATCGAGCACATCGATCCGATCGAACCCTGCATCCACGAGATCGCTCGGGTTCTCGCCCCGGGTGGCCGTTTCCTCCTCCTGCTGAACCACCCGCTCCTCCAAACCCCCGGCAGCGGCTGGATCGACGACCACATCCTCGAGGAGCAGTACTGGCGGGTGGGCCCGTACATCCATGACGACGGGACCCTCGAGCAGGTAGCTCCTGGAATCGATCTGCCCTTCATGCACCGCCCATTAGGCCGATACGTACACGTGATGGGTGAGGTGGGTCTGCTGATCGAAGACATGGACGAACCACCGCCTCCGCCGGGCTTCCTCGCTTCGGCGCAGGAGTACCGCGACGCGGCCGCAATCCCGCGGCTGATGTTGATCCGCGCCCGTCGCGTGGAGTGA
- the uvrA gene encoding excinuclease ABC subunit UvrA produces MGGSIRIRGAREHNLRNVDVELPRDKLIVFTGLSGSGKSSLAFDTIYAEGQRRYVESLSAYARQFLGQMDKPDVDFIEGLSPAISIDQKSASRNPRSTVGTITEIYDYLRLLYARIGVPHCPTCGRVITRQTPQQIVDRVLQLPEGTRFQVLAPVVRGRKGEYEGMLKELAQQGYTRARVDGEIVDLGSGSPLARYENHTIEVVVDRLVRRPGIERRLTDSLETALRLAEGVAEVEIVPTQSGEGAEANELAGAANGPKGDGRVSRPSSERDQEQERMTFSEHLACTHCGISFDELAPRNFSFNSPYGACERCAGLGTRFEVDPELVVPNDDLSISEGAIAAWAGFRSHYFERVLESVAAESSFSLDTPWKKLKKSAKNGVLHGTGGTQIKVSYRNRYGRQRSYTTQFEGVVPWLERRHQESESDRAREQIEGYMREVPCAACNGARLRPASLAVTIGDMNIYEVGELSISKASKFLGSLDLSERDRMIAERVEKEVNERLRFLLDVGLDYLTLNRSSATLAGGEAQRIRLASQIGSGLVGVLYVLDEPSIGLHQRDNQRLIDTLVRLRDIGNTVIVVEHDEETIRVADHVVDIGPGAGEHGGEIVVAGTLKKMLAEPRSITGQYLAKKRTIPIPEIRRTPGDAWITVRDAHEHNLQHIDVEFPLGCFITVTGVSGSGKSTLVSDILYPSLMQKIYRSRDVPGRHKSIEGTEHIDKVINIDQSPIGRTPRSNPATYTGVFDKIRTLFASTQESKVRGYLPGRFSFNVKGGRCEACAGDGTIKIEMHFLPDVYVPCEVCKGARYNRDTLDVTFKGKNIAEVLDLSIEEGLEFFANQPTIARHLQTLVDVGLGYVRLGQPAPTLSGGEAQRVKLSSELGKRATGRTLYILDEPTTGLHFEDVRRLLGVLQRLVEQGNTVIVIEHNLDVVKSADWIVDLGPEGGDAGGAVVVEGTPEHVAKTAESHTGRFLAPVLGIT; encoded by the coding sequence GTGGGTGGGTCGATCCGGATCCGGGGAGCGCGTGAGCACAACCTCCGCAATGTCGACGTCGAGCTGCCGCGCGACAAGCTGATCGTCTTCACCGGTCTCTCGGGATCGGGGAAGTCGTCGCTCGCGTTCGACACGATCTACGCGGAGGGCCAGCGACGCTACGTCGAGTCGCTGTCGGCATACGCGCGGCAGTTCCTCGGCCAGATGGACAAGCCCGACGTCGATTTCATCGAAGGCCTCTCGCCGGCGATCTCGATCGACCAGAAGTCGGCCTCGCGCAACCCGCGGTCCACCGTCGGCACGATCACCGAGATCTACGACTACCTCCGCCTCCTCTACGCGCGCATCGGCGTGCCGCATTGTCCGACCTGTGGACGGGTGATCACGCGCCAGACGCCCCAGCAAATCGTCGACCGCGTGCTGCAACTTCCCGAAGGCACCAGGTTCCAGGTGCTCGCGCCGGTGGTGAGGGGTCGCAAGGGCGAGTACGAAGGGATGCTCAAGGAGCTCGCGCAGCAGGGCTACACCCGCGCCCGCGTCGACGGTGAGATCGTCGACCTCGGGAGTGGCAGCCCCCTCGCCCGTTACGAGAACCACACCATCGAGGTCGTGGTCGACCGTCTCGTACGACGACCGGGAATCGAGCGCCGGCTCACCGACTCGCTCGAGACCGCGCTGCGCCTCGCCGAAGGCGTCGCCGAAGTGGAGATCGTCCCGACGCAGAGCGGCGAGGGAGCGGAAGCGAACGAGCTCGCCGGAGCAGCGAACGGCCCGAAGGGCGACGGGCGGGTATCCCGCCCGTCGAGTGAGCGCGACCAAGAGCAGGAGCGGATGACGTTCTCCGAGCATCTCGCGTGCACGCACTGCGGGATCTCTTTCGACGAGCTCGCGCCGCGCAACTTCTCGTTCAACTCACCGTACGGCGCGTGCGAGCGGTGCGCAGGTCTGGGCACGCGCTTCGAGGTCGATCCGGAGCTCGTCGTGCCCAACGACGACCTGTCGATCAGTGAGGGCGCGATCGCGGCGTGGGCGGGGTTCCGGAGTCACTACTTCGAGCGGGTGCTCGAGTCGGTGGCGGCGGAGAGCAGCTTTTCGCTCGACACGCCGTGGAAGAAGTTGAAGAAGAGCGCGAAGAACGGAGTGCTCCACGGCACCGGCGGCACGCAGATCAAGGTGTCGTACCGCAATCGCTACGGCCGGCAACGCTCGTACACCACCCAGTTCGAGGGCGTCGTCCCGTGGCTCGAGCGGCGCCACCAGGAATCCGAGAGTGATCGCGCACGCGAGCAGATCGAGGGCTATATGCGCGAGGTCCCGTGCGCGGCGTGCAACGGTGCCCGACTCCGCCCCGCGTCGCTCGCGGTGACCATCGGCGACATGAACATCTACGAGGTCGGCGAGCTCTCGATCAGCAAGGCCTCGAAGTTCCTGGGCTCGCTCGATCTGTCCGAGCGCGATCGGATGATCGCCGAGCGCGTCGAGAAGGAAGTGAACGAGCGTCTGCGGTTCCTGCTCGACGTCGGCCTCGACTACCTCACGCTCAACCGCTCCTCGGCCACGCTCGCCGGGGGTGAGGCACAACGCATCCGCTTGGCGTCGCAGATCGGGAGCGGCCTCGTCGGTGTGCTCTACGTGCTCGACGAGCCGTCGATCGGCCTCCACCAGCGCGACAACCAGCGCCTCATCGACACGCTCGTGCGGCTGCGCGACATCGGCAACACCGTGATCGTCGTCGAGCACGACGAAGAGACGATCCGCGTGGCCGACCACGTCGTCGACATCGGCCCCGGCGCCGGCGAGCACGGCGGTGAGATCGTCGTAGCAGGCACGTTGAAAAAGATGCTCGCCGAGCCGCGGTCGATCACGGGCCAGTACCTCGCGAAGAAGCGCACGATTCCGATTCCCGAGATCCGCCGCACGCCGGGCGACGCGTGGATCACCGTGCGCGACGCGCACGAGCACAACCTCCAGCACATCGACGTGGAGTTCCCGCTCGGGTGCTTCATTACCGTCACCGGTGTGAGCGGCAGCGGCAAGAGCACGCTCGTGAGCGACATCCTGTACCCGTCGCTGATGCAGAAGATCTACCGCTCGCGTGACGTTCCGGGCCGGCACAAGAGCATCGAGGGCACCGAGCACATCGACAAGGTCATCAACATCGACCAGTCGCCGATCGGTCGCACGCCGCGTTCGAACCCCGCCACGTATACCGGTGTCTTCGACAAGATCCGCACCCTGTTCGCATCCACGCAGGAATCGAAGGTCCGCGGCTACCTCCCCGGCCGGTTCTCGTTCAACGTGAAGGGCGGCCGGTGCGAGGCGTGTGCCGGTGACGGGACGATCAAGATCGAGATGCACTTTCTCCCGGATGTGTACGTGCCGTGCGAGGTGTGCAAGGGCGCCCGTTACAACCGCGACACGCTCGACGTCACGTTCAAGGGCAAGAACATCGCCGAGGTGCTCGATCTCTCGATCGAGGAGGGCCTCGAGTTCTTTGCCAACCAGCCCACCATCGCGCGGCACCTGCAGACGCTGGTCGACGTCGGGCTCGGCTACGTGCGTCTCGGCCAACCCGCACCCACCCTCTCGGGTGGTGAAGCGCAGCGCGTGAAGCTGTCGTCGGAGTTGGGCAAGCGCGCGACGGGGCGGACGCTGTACATCCTCGACGAGCCCACCACCGGGTTGCACTTCGAAGACGTTCGACGGCTGCTCGGTGTTCTCCAACGGCTCGTCGAACAGGGGAACACGGTGATCGTGATCGAGCACAACCTCGACGTGGTGAAGTCGGCCGACTGGATCGTCGATCTCGGCCCCGAAGGCGGCGACGCCGGCGGCGCCGTCGTCGTGGAGGGCACCCCCGAGCACGTGGCGAAGACGGCCGAGAGCCACACCGGCCGTTTTCTCGCGCCGGTGCTCGGGATCACGTAG
- the uvrB gene encoding excinuclease ABC subunit UvrB, which produces MPALEVVSDLSPAGDQPEAIDALAVGIERGDKFQTLLGITGSGKSFTTAGVIAKVNRPTLVLAPNKSLAAQLTSEFRELFPKNRVEYFVSYYDYYQPEAYLPSTDTYIEKDSSINDEIDRLRHSATSALMSRRDVVIVASVSAIYGLGGPDEYAKQSLILDVGEERDQRAILARLVELQYDRNDIAFARNKFRVRGDTIEVFPAYEERAVRIQLFGDEVERIASVDPLTGEVVEEVDRLVLFPASHYVTDDEHMRAAIEGIEVELAERLAYLEGHGKLLEAQRLRMRTTYDLEMMREIGVCSGIENYSRHLDGRSPGQRPFTLLDYFPDDFVCVVDESHVTVPQLHGQFEGDRSRKETLVEHGFRLPSAMDNRPLRFEEFTEVVNQVVFLSATPSPYELEVSTQVAEQIVRPTGLIDPEVVVRPTRGQIDDLVAEIRTRTDRDQRVLVTTLTKKMAEDLTDYLVELGLRVRYLHSEVDTLERVEILRSLRLGEFDVLVGINLLREGLDLPEVSLVSILDADKEGFLRSGTSLIQMIGRAARNVDGQVIMYADQMTDSMRHAISETNRRRKKQFEYNAAHGIDPQTVRKKVTDILEMLRGSDGDAAPSRGRGRRARGGRDQRQRSAVFDLSDVPPDDLGRLIQTLQDEMADAARDLRFEEAARLRDEIQELKRELRAVS; this is translated from the coding sequence GTGCCCGCGCTCGAAGTGGTCTCCGATCTGTCACCTGCCGGCGATCAGCCGGAAGCGATCGACGCGCTCGCGGTCGGAATCGAACGCGGCGACAAGTTCCAGACGCTGCTCGGCATCACCGGCTCCGGCAAGAGCTTCACCACCGCCGGCGTGATCGCGAAGGTCAACCGGCCCACGCTGGTCCTCGCGCCCAACAAGAGCCTTGCGGCGCAGCTCACCAGCGAGTTCCGCGAGCTCTTCCCGAAGAACCGCGTCGAGTACTTCGTGTCCTACTACGACTACTACCAGCCTGAGGCGTACCTGCCGTCCACCGACACCTACATCGAGAAGGACTCGTCGATCAACGACGAGATCGACCGGCTGCGCCACTCCGCCACCAGCGCGCTGATGTCGCGGCGCGACGTCGTGATCGTCGCGTCGGTGTCGGCGATCTACGGGCTCGGCGGTCCCGACGAGTACGCGAAGCAGTCGCTGATCCTCGACGTGGGGGAGGAGCGCGACCAGCGCGCGATCCTCGCCCGGCTCGTCGAGCTCCAGTACGACCGCAACGACATCGCTTTCGCCCGCAACAAGTTCCGGGTGCGGGGCGACACCATCGAGGTGTTCCCCGCGTACGAGGAGCGGGCCGTCCGTATCCAGCTCTTCGGTGACGAGGTCGAACGCATCGCTTCGGTCGACCCGCTCACCGGCGAGGTCGTCGAGGAGGTGGACCGGCTCGTCCTCTTCCCGGCTTCGCACTACGTCACCGACGACGAGCACATGCGGGCCGCGATCGAGGGCATCGAGGTGGAGCTCGCAGAACGGCTTGCGTATCTCGAGGGGCACGGGAAGCTGCTCGAAGCGCAACGGCTCCGGATGCGCACTACCTACGACCTCGAGATGATGCGTGAGATCGGGGTGTGCTCCGGCATCGAGAACTACTCGCGTCACCTCGACGGCCGCAGCCCCGGCCAGAGACCGTTCACGCTCCTCGACTACTTCCCCGACGACTTCGTCTGTGTCGTCGACGAGTCGCACGTCACGGTGCCGCAACTCCACGGCCAGTTCGAGGGTGACCGCTCCCGCAAGGAGACATTGGTCGAGCACGGGTTCCGGCTGCCCTCCGCCATGGACAACCGACCCCTCCGCTTCGAGGAGTTCACGGAGGTGGTGAACCAGGTCGTCTTCCTGTCGGCCACGCCGAGCCCGTACGAGCTCGAGGTGTCCACGCAGGTCGCAGAGCAGATCGTGCGGCCCACCGGGCTCATCGATCCCGAGGTCGTCGTGCGCCCCACGCGTGGCCAGATCGACGACCTGGTCGCCGAGATCCGCACGCGCACCGATCGCGACCAGCGCGTCCTCGTCACCACGCTCACCAAGAAGATGGCCGAGGACCTTACGGACTACCTCGTCGAGCTCGGCCTGCGCGTCCGCTACCTGCACAGCGAGGTCGACACCCTCGAACGCGTCGAGATCCTGCGTTCGCTCCGGCTCGGCGAGTTCGACGTGCTGGTCGGCATCAACCTGCTCCGTGAGGGGCTCGACCTGCCCGAGGTGTCGCTCGTCTCCATCCTCGACGCCGACAAAGAGGGGTTCCTCCGCTCCGGCACGTCGCTCATCCAGATGATCGGACGCGCCGCACGCAACGTCGACGGCCAAGTGATCATGTACGCCGACCAGATGACCGACTCGATGCGCCACGCGATCTCGGAGACGAACCGGCGACGCAAGAAGCAGTTCGAGTACAACGCTGCGCACGGCATCGACCCGCAGACCGTGCGCAAGAAGGTCACCGACATCCTCGAGATGTTGCGCGGTTCCGACGGTGACGCCGCGCCGTCGCGCGGTCGCGGCCGGCGTGCACGCGGCGGTCGTGACCAAAGGCAGCGGTCTGCTGTGTTCGACCTCTCCGACGTGCCGCCGGACGATCTCGGACGGCTCATCCAGACGTTGCAAGACGAGATGGCCGATGCCGCGCGGGATCTGCGGTTCGAAGAGGCGGCCCGGTTGCGCGACGAGATCCAGGAGTTGAAGCGCGAGTTGCGCGCCGTGTCCTGA
- the coaE gene encoding dephospho-CoA kinase has product MLLVGLTGGIGSGKSTVGRMLQDKGATVVDADEAARAIVEPGQPALAALVERFGSGILLLDGRLDRAGLARIAFTDEQSRLALNGITWPAIVEQFSERIAEAPADAIVVCDAPLLAEGGPGREREFAAVIVVESPRDIRLARLEERGIARDDGERRMAAQAGDDERRVFATYVLDNSGDVEALARQVDEVWADLERLREEQHGE; this is encoded by the coding sequence ATGTTGCTGGTGGGGCTGACGGGGGGCATCGGGTCCGGGAAGTCGACCGTCGGCCGCATGCTGCAGGACAAGGGCGCCACGGTGGTGGACGCCGACGAGGCTGCCCGGGCGATCGTAGAGCCCGGGCAGCCCGCCCTGGCGGCCCTGGTCGAGCGCTTCGGCAGCGGGATCCTCCTCCTGGACGGTCGTCTGGACCGAGCCGGCCTCGCGCGGATCGCGTTCACCGACGAGCAGAGCCGCCTCGCCCTCAACGGGATCACGTGGCCGGCCATCGTGGAACAGTTCTCGGAGCGCATCGCGGAGGCACCCGCCGACGCCATCGTCGTCTGCGACGCCCCGCTCTTGGCCGAGGGCGGCCCCGGGCGCGAGCGCGAGTTCGCGGCCGTCATCGTGGTTGAGTCACCGCGCGACATCCGCCTCGCTCGACTCGAGGAACGTGGCATCGCCCGCGACGACGGCGAACGCCGGATGGCCGCGCAGGCAGGCGACGACGAACGGCGGGTGTTCGCCACGTACGTGCTCGACAATTCCGGCGATGTCGAGGCGCTCGCCCGGCAGGTCGACGAGGTGTGGGCGGACCTCGAGCGCCTGCGCGAGGAACAGCACGGGGAGTGA
- a CDS encoding Flp family type IVb pilin produces the protein MNLFVLRTWLQAKFTKDERGASMVEYILLVALIALAVIAAVVFLRGQVSSKFDDAGSKISSNGS, from the coding sequence ATGAATCTGTTCGTGTTGCGGACCTGGCTGCAGGCCAAGTTCACCAAGGACGAGCGTGGCGCAAGCATGGTGGAGTACATCCTGCTCGTCGCGTTGATCGCACTCGCCGTGATCGCGGCGGTTGTGTTCCTGCGTGGCCAGGTGTCAAGCAAGTTCGACGACGCCGGCAGCAAGATCAGCTCGAACGGTAGCTGA
- a CDS encoding Flp family type IVb pilin, whose translation MNMFVLRTWLQAKFTKDERGASMVEYILLVALIALAVIAAVVFLRDQVSTKFDDAGSKLSSNGS comes from the coding sequence ATGAACATGTTCGTATTGCGGACCTGGCTGCAGGCCAAGTTCACCAAGGACGAGCGGGGCGCCAGCATGGTGGAGTACATCCTCCTGGTGGCCCTCATCGCCCTCGCGGTGATTGCAGCAGTGGTCTTCCTCCGTGATCAGGTGAGCACCAAGTTCGACGACGCCGGCAGCAAGCTCAGCTCGAACGGCAGCTGA
- a CDS encoding Flp family type IVb pilin, with protein sequence MDLFVVRTWLSARFTKSERGASMVEYILLVALIALAVIAAVVFLRDQMSTKFDEAGSTVSRLPNP encoded by the coding sequence ATGGACCTGTTCGTAGTGCGGACTTGGCTTTCTGCCAGGTTTACGAAGAGTGAGCGCGGGGCCAGCATGGTCGAGTACATCCTGCTCGTCGCGTTGATCGCGCTCGCGGTCATCGCGGCGGTCGTGTTCCTCCGCGACCAGATGAGCACCAAGTTCGACGAGGCCGGCAGCACGGTCAGCCGGCTACCGAACCCGTAG
- a CDS encoding GNAT family N-acetyltransferase, whose product MAFRRAQPARVRDHVVRARDTRGELVGHAFCRIDPEDDETPDLLGVSVCVHPDHRRRGVGTLLLEHLVAFGRANGRTRLTSWTTSQVPAGSAFAEAHGARAVSLGRVNHLAVADVDRAELERWVREGPARAPGYELIGWDGPTPDEHLAAFADLYHVMNDAPLDDLETNDSIFTPALIRDWEQGVAALGGEVWTLVARAPDGGLAGMHSIRIMHDWPEVTDIRTGNADSNAAMMGINTAMGYVPLMATTTFELVVKPGV is encoded by the coding sequence ATCGCCTTCCGACGCGCGCAGCCGGCGCGGGTCCGAGATCACGTCGTTCGGGCCCGGGATACGCGCGGCGAGCTCGTCGGGCACGCCTTCTGCCGGATCGATCCCGAAGACGACGAGACGCCCGATCTGCTCGGTGTCAGCGTGTGCGTGCACCCCGATCACCGTCGGCGAGGCGTGGGCACTTTGCTCCTCGAGCATCTCGTCGCCTTCGGGCGGGCGAACGGCCGCACGCGCCTGACGTCTTGGACCACGTCGCAGGTACCCGCGGGCTCGGCGTTCGCGGAGGCCCACGGCGCCCGGGCGGTCTCGCTCGGGCGCGTCAACCATCTGGCCGTAGCCGACGTCGACCGCGCCGAGCTCGAGCGCTGGGTCCGGGAGGGCCCCGCGCGTGCACCGGGCTACGAGCTCATCGGCTGGGACGGCCCGACCCCCGACGAACACCTCGCCGCGTTCGCCGATCTGTACCACGTCATGAACGACGCGCCACTGGACGACCTCGAGACCAACGACAGCATCTTCACGCCGGCGCTGATCCGCGACTGGGAGCAAGGAGTGGCCGCGCTCGGCGGCGAGGTCTGGACCCTGGTGGCGCGCGCGCCCGATGGCGGGCTCGCGGGTATGCACAGCATCCGCATCATGCACGACTGGCCGGAGGTCACCGACATCCGAACCGGGAACGCCGACAGCAACGCCGCGATGATGGGTATCAACACCGCGATGGGCTACGTACCCCTCATGGCGACCACTACGTTCGAGCTCGTCGTCAAACCCGGGGTGTAG
- a CDS encoding phytanoyl-CoA dioxygenase family protein, producing MAKVLSTDDIERFLDDGYVVVRNCFPRSVAEAGQQVVWDALELALDQPEAWTEPTVHLRYGFSDGPFASVMNDRLVDAFDDILGAERWSFDEGYGWWPVLFPGFAAGCAFDQLGWHVDGEGFHHTLRVPEKAMVSIFMFSDIERGDGGTAIFAGSHRRVARIIAEAEPDGIDQAALTSELPLPLSAIEVVEITGRAGDVVFMHPFIVHASGANTGSHVRFACNPHVALLHPMDFERPPEQLSLTELAIVRALAESQ from the coding sequence GTGGCCAAGGTTCTCTCCACCGACGACATCGAGCGGTTCCTCGACGACGGCTACGTCGTGGTGCGCAACTGCTTCCCGCGTTCCGTCGCCGAAGCCGGACAGCAGGTCGTGTGGGATGCACTGGAGCTCGCTCTGGACCAACCCGAAGCCTGGACAGAGCCGACGGTCCATCTTCGCTACGGGTTCTCCGACGGACCCTTCGCGAGCGTCATGAACGATCGCCTCGTCGACGCGTTCGACGACATCCTTGGCGCCGAGCGATGGTCGTTCGACGAGGGCTACGGCTGGTGGCCGGTGCTGTTCCCGGGATTCGCGGCCGGATGCGCGTTCGACCAACTCGGGTGGCACGTCGACGGCGAGGGGTTCCACCACACCCTCCGCGTCCCCGAGAAGGCCATGGTGAGCATCTTCATGTTCTCCGACATCGAGCGAGGCGACGGCGGGACTGCAATCTTTGCTGGGTCACACCGGCGCGTTGCCCGGATCATCGCCGAGGCGGAGCCCGACGGCATCGACCAGGCTGCCCTGACCAGCGAGCTACCGCTCCCGCTGAGCGCGATCGAGGTCGTCGAGATCACCGGCCGAGCCGGCGACGTTGTGTTCATGCACCCGTTCATCGTCCACGCGAGCGGCGCCAACACCGGTTCTCACGTGCGCTTCGCGTGCAACCCCCACGTGGCACTGCTCCACCCCATGGATTTCGAGCGTCCGCCCGAACAACTGTCACTGACCGAGCTGGCGATCGTGCGAGCGCTCGCGGAGTCGCAGTAA